A stretch of the Lolium perenne isolate Kyuss_39 chromosome 3, Kyuss_2.0, whole genome shotgun sequence genome encodes the following:
- the LOC127345835 gene encoding uncharacterized protein, with protein sequence MAAAAAAGSSAASLAAPIPHGDKAAASGGGEGAADCGVCAICLDNIALQDTALVKGCDHAYCVTCILRWASYKQSPSCPQCKHPFEFLSVHRSLDGCIHDYLFDESVCLLLRATWFEPLVVAAHEEVLEEEEIYRSYQYQYDDGDEDDLYDDNYYMSRSPSIRIGNRRWGDNGYVRGGRREARPVVVTAPDAAAVPARTPKKKEASASGSGSVSKDVAGRRARRAQKREAADKAAAEKHLKHLQRMGRGKIPEPLPEAAALPEALAEAPLEAKALPEALEVGPQAVE encoded by the exons atggccgccgccgccgccgccgggtccTCCGCCGCATCCCTCGCCGCCCCCATCCCCCACGGCGACAAG GCGGCGGCCTCGGGCGGCGGCGAAGGGGCGGCGGACTGCGGGGTCTGCGCGATCTGCCTCGACAACATCGCCCTCCAGGACACGGCGCTCGTCAAGGGCTGCGACCACGCCTACTG CGTAACATGCATTCTGAGGTGGGCATCCTACAAGCAGTCACCATCATGCCCCCAATGCAAGCACCCGTTCGAGTTCCTCAGCGTGCACCGCTCCCTTGATGGCTG CATCCACGACTACCTCTTTGACGAGAGTGTTTGCCTTCTCCTGAGGGCCACCTGGTTCGAGCCTCTGGTCGTGGCGGCTCACGAGGAGGTTCTGGAGGAAGAGGAAATCTACCGCAGTTACCAGTACCAATATGACGATGGTGATGAGGATGACCTGTATGATGACAATTATTACATGAGCAGGTCACCGAGCATTCGGATTGGCAACAGGAGGTGGGGCGACAATGGGTATGTCAGAGGAGGTAGGAGAGAGGCCAGGCCAGTGGTCGTCACTGCGCCTGATGCTGCTGCTGTTCCAGCCAGGACTCCCAAGAAGAAAGAGGCATCAGCATCAGGCTCAGGATCAGTGTCCAAAGATGTTGCCGGGAGGCGGGCAAGGAGGGCTCAGAAGCGAGAAGCTGCTGACAAGGCAGCTGCAGAAAAACATCTCAAGCACCTGCAGAGGATGGGCCGTGGGAAAATACCTGAACCGCTGCCTGAGGCTGCGGCACTGCCTGAAGCACTTGCGGAAGCACCACTTGAGGCTAAGGCTCTGCCTGAAGCACTTGAGGTTGGtcctcaggcggtcgagtga